The Ricinus communis isolate WT05 ecotype wild-type chromosome 8, ASM1957865v1, whole genome shotgun sequence sequence TAACTCCATATCAAGTGAGATAGCTGGACTTGCTTGTTAAGTTTATCTCTCTTTCCTCTTTCCTCTCTGCTTTTTCTATGATCTAGTAAATTTGGTTCCAAATAATATAAGCTTAACACAGCTTGTGGAACAGAAAATGAATGAATACATAGCAATGTTATTTACCTAGTATTGAAACATGGAGTACATTGTTTGGCATTTGGTTTAACAACCCAGTCTTCTAGATTGTCAAACAGgacttttaaagaaaaaattagttCTACTATTGGCTAGTTGTTTACTTGTGCTTTCATTTttcagcttccttatggaaatACAATGGATTCCTGTTTCATTATGTTTATTAGAGGAGCTAATGACCGtgaatggaaaaaaaaagatttagcaAAATTTACAAGTGAATCATGTCTTCAAAAAAGCAGTAATATGGCAGGGTTGTTACTGGGGCAGGCCAACCCCTAACACTCATGAGCTTTCACTGATGTTGCCATTAGAAAGGATTTTCGAGTCCTGTCAACAACAGCACACTTAAAAATCATTTTGGTGTAGGCCAATATTCCTTTGTTACACTGACCAAAGTCTAGTTCTGGGTAAAAGAACTCAATCTTATGCATAACTAACTGTTCTGGGGCCATATGTAGATCAGTTTCAGGAATTCGCTTAGGCAAAATTAACTCTGCCCCTCCTTCTCTCCAATGGAACGAAGAGGAAATATCTGGCATAGCTTGGGAAATTTATGAGTAATATGAAAGCTAAGGAAATTATACTTTCCAAATGGCATTTTGAACTTTATATTTTTGCCACATggtagtttaatttatttaatgtatCTATtccttttcattattttagcCTCACTTCTATATTGTTTAGCTCTGGTCTGTAATTTGTAAAGTGTGGTCAAGCTggggcatatttatgagaaaatgcagCTTTCAAGTTGTCTCAGTGACTTCTAAATTAGAAATACGGTGCACTTTCTCCTTGTctttacttataaatattaggcTCTTTTACTCAGTTTTATTTCCCTCtccatcattttttttcttcacccTTTTGCTTCCTTAAAGGTTGAATCTATTTCTGGAACGCTGGTTATGCGATGGGTCAATTCACAGCTTGGAAGAATTTTAGGTTGGGTTGAGCGGGCCATCCAACAAGAGGTAGTTATATGAGTCTGTTTGTGTTGCCCTTCAAGAGCAGTTTTTCTTACTTGAATATGTTCTGTTATTAGATTTATGTGAATATGCTAATTTAAATTCAGAGTAGGCTTAGTTTTTCCTCCCCTTGGTTAAGGATCTTAGCTTTTTTCATCTATTTTTATGttctaatctttttcttttgtaaaatttttcaGAGATGGGAGCCTATATCTCCACAACAGCGGCATGGGAGTTCAATTGTTGAAGTATATAGGATCGTGGAAGAGGTATAAGCATGCAATGACTTTCATTAAAATAGTTTCTGAATATTAATTAGTGGATTGAAATACATTAACATGTGAACATGGGTGTGAGGGCATTATGGTGAGGTTGATACTAACAGTTTTTACAAGATTCTTTGAAGAATTTCAGGAGATTTAGTTGCAGATAgcaaatatattttcatgttaattttGTCCATTTTCTCATAGTATATTTTAAACAGATGTTTTTTTACAAGAGTTTGTCATTTTGAAATTGGACGATGAAATCACTTATAAGGTTGCACATCCAATGTTTCACACAACCTCATCTGATCACACTTTTATTCACTaccaaagaagaaataaaatcttgTTTTGGAGGCCTCTGGAACTCTACCATTTTCTTGAAAAGACATTAGCTAATGCCTTCTATTACAAATGTTCCTGTTGGTGCAGACAGTTGATCAATTTTTTGCTCTAAAAGTTCCAATGAGGCCTTCAGAATTGAATGGCCTTTTTCGGGGTATTGATAATGCATTTCAAGTGTATTCAAATCATGTCATTGAGAAGTTGGGTGAGTATATGCTGCCTGTAGACTTTTAGTTCATTATTCCATCTGAAAAGAATACGATCTCCCTTCCCCCACTGCTTTCACTTCCCTTATACCAATTAGATCTTAAGCGTGTGGGTTTGACATGCAGCAACCAAGGACGATTTGATTCCACCTCTTCCTATTCTCACAAGATACAGGAAGGAAGCTGGAATAAAAGCTTTTGTAAAGAAGGAACTATTTGACTCTAGGCTGCCTGAAGAGACAAAATCGAGTGAAATCACTGTCCAGGCTACTCCTATTCTTTGTGTTCAGTTGAATACACTATATGTGAGTCAACATTTGTTTTGACTTTgtccataaaaaaataattaaaagaaggGCTTcacttttatcttttatattagtGCTTTGACAAGATAGTTGTTGCATCAATTTATTAAgagtttttcttattatattcttGTCTGCTATGAACAGTATGCAATTAGTCAACTGAATAAGTTGGAAGATAGCATTTCGGAGCGATGGACAAAGAAAAAACCCCGTGAACAATTTATCAGTATGTATCTTAGATGATTGTTTTGATCATTTTTGTTCTAAGCTTTTACTGAAGTGCATAATTGTTATCCTCTGACAGAATATTTCCAATCAACGTAACATCCTTTCTAGTCTCTAGCTTTCTTGTCATTGCAATTTGATGGAAGTGAAAGCCTTCTTGTTCTCAGTGACCTAGTTCATTTTAGGAATTTAATTGATACAGTGTGCTGGTGTCTGACAAACACCTTTACCACTGCATTGGATATTTCACATACGCTTTTAATCATTACAAATCTTGACTTGCACTACTATCCAGGACTAAAGAGATTATTTTACATTTCCAATTTTTGTAGCTCCATATGTCACTCCGACCTTTTCCTTTTCGTGGACTGCTGAGAATTATAAATCAAACAACCAGTCATTCCCTTTTGATAATAGTTTTGAGAATGCCATGATATGCTTATGTTTCCAGCGCGTTTATTAATTTCTATGTTGACAGGGAAATCTATGGATGAGAAGTCCACAAGTTTTAAGCAGAAAGGCACTTTTGATGGGAGtagaaaagatataaattcTGCTATTGATCGTATCTGTGAGTTCACTGGTAAGCGTTACTTGCCTGCGCGCGGACTATTACCTTATTGTTTTACTTGACCTTTAActaacttttcttctttcaggAACTAAAATAATCTTTTGGGATTTGAGGGAGCCGTTCATTGAACATCTATATAAGCCCAATGTTACACACTCTAGGCTGGAAGCACTGATTGAACCACTTGATACAGTATGTGACATCCTGCTTGGAAGCTATGTTCTTTCTATTGAACATTTCATTCTGAAAGGAAATATTGAAGCATTTAAAAGCTTTTGACTGGAAAAGAAAGCATTGTGCAAATCCTTGACAAAAATTATTAGCTCACCAGTGCAGAACCTTCCTGTCATTCTTAGGATCTTATAGAAGAaagcatatagttttatttgCTGCATCCATTGAGTTTTAATCGTTCAATATGGTTCGTTCTATATAATTACTTAACTTGCATGCGGTTTTATGTGCACCAGAAATGCACTCACTATATCATTCCCCATGTACACTGATAGTTTGAGTGTCAACTTTCTATCTTTAGGTCTTTTCTATGAACTGAAATTGGCTTGCAACATGTGTTTCTCAAAATGGTAACAATGTAAGATGTCCTATGGTCGTACTTATATTACCACGCTGCAGTCACTTTCCAAAAgagatttttaatatctagTTCAACCCTTGGTCTTAGTTTTAGGAAATTCAATGAGCTCCAGTTATCTGTGAGAAACTGTAGGTGATTATTTGATCTAATATTCATCTATGCTTTGACAAAGGCCTTATGTTGAGCAACTGCTGCAGGAACTAAATCAGCTCTGTAGTGTTATTGTGGAACCACTCAGGGATCGTATTGTGACGAGTCTCCTTCAAGCTTCTGTGGTCTGTGCCATGCTTCTCTAAACAAATATCATAAGTGTATGAATTTGTTTTTCACTGAAATGGTTCTTCCTTTCAGGATGGGTTACTCCGTGTAATATTAGATGGAGGACCATCTCGAGTTTTCTCTCCAGCTGATGCAAAACTATTGGAAGAAGatctggaaattttgaagGTAACTGATTTGCTGGTGCATTGAGTACCAGAAAGAAGGCATTTAAAGTTTCATGTAGAATCATTTTGCAACTTGAAGAATGCTTCAGACATGATAAATGTCATGTAGTGTTTCAATTGCTTTAATCAGGAAGGGTGGCAGCATTAGACTATCTAACATGTGCAATTTCTTCTTGTaggaattttttatttctggAGGAGACGGGCTTCCTAGAGGAGTAGTTGAGAACCATATAGCACGAGTTCGTCATGTAATTAAGTTGCATTCCTATGAGGTTAGTTATTGCAGTTATGGTTTTACGTAAGTGGACTGTAGAATATTGATGTAATAAAATGTAATGTTATGTAGCTTGAGataaatgaatttgatcttttccatttttcacTTGGCTTGTAGACTCGAGAATTGATTGATGACCTGAAATCTGCGAGTGGGCTGGAAAGGCAGGGCGGTGGAGGCAAATTAGGTGCTGATACTCAGACTTTATTGAGAATATTATGTCATCGGAGCGACTCGGAGTCGTCCCAGTTCCTCAAGAAACAGTTTAAAATACCTAAATCTTCAGTATAATGGACTGCCTGATTATACTTGGGAGTTGCAGAGAATGTAGGAAAGAGTCAACTGTGCATTTGTAGCAATTCAACCTCTGTCcatattatatcaattatattctTCTCCATTTCCATTTCCCTCAACCCCTATACCCTCAATCCTTCTCTTAGGAAACTTTTTGTATATTTCTGTTTAAAATTTCTCCATGCAGTTGAACAGGTTTTTGTAATTTACATGCATGCTCTTTCCTGTCACTGTTTCAGCGACAACCAGATTCTTTTATTAGAAAACCTGAACTTGACGGCGAAGTAGATTTTGGCTGTATTTTCCGAACACCTTTTTGAGAAAAGAATGTAaaagtttctttctttacatggttgttttaaattttgtgCTGGTGCTTATTCATTGTTGCTGTGCAACCTGTAAAACCTGAaacaaagaagcaaacataaATCTCTTAAACTTCAATTAACGGAGTAACTGAAAATATATGTGAAGTTTTGCATGACAAGTCATTGATTAGTATTGAAATGAGTCTTTAATTAGTGCTGCATTCGTTTTAACTGATGCTGGAGTCTTTTTAGTGCCATGGCATGTTAAGTTTGAACCCAGTGAAAGCGAAGAATCAAGAACTCAGTTAAAGCCAAGAATCAAGAACTTAGTGAAAgcgattaaataaattaaaggagAAGAATTTTTGCATGGCCCAATCCATACACCATTCTCTATATAAAGCCCAAAACCCATCACTTGAAAAAGAAGCTTATTgttgcagcagcagcagcaagaATCAAATAGTAATGGCGTCAGGAGTAGGCAACACGAGCACAGCAACCGGAGCAGGGAACGTAGAGTGGCACGTAAGACCTCCAAATCCTAAAAACCCAATCGTTTTCTTCGATATTACAATTGGCACCATTCCCGCTGGTCGCATCAAAATGGAACTCTTTGCCGATATTGCCCCTAAAACCGCCGAGAATTTCAGGCAATTTTGCACTGGAGAGTACAggtaaaaaatagaattcttGTTGTTATgaaatgttttattatttagggTATTTCacttattgataaattggaTTGCAAAATTTGCAGAAAAGCTGGATTGCCTGTAGGTTATAAAGGGTGTCAGTTTCATAGAGTGATTAAAGACTTCATGATTCAAGCTGGTGATTTTCTTAAGGTTTGTATATAATATTGTACTTAATTGATATTAGTGATGAATTATTTGTGGAAAgtt is a genomic window containing:
- the LOC8270848 gene encoding peptidyl-prolyl cis-trans isomerase CYP22, producing the protein MAQSIHHSLYKAQNPSLEKEAYCCSSSSKNQIVMASGVGNTSTATGAGNVEWHVRPPNPKNPIVFFDITIGTIPAGRIKMELFADIAPKTAENFRQFCTGEYRKAGLPVGYKGCQFHRVIKDFMIQAGDFLKGDGSGCVSIYGHKFDDENFIAKHTGPGLLSMANSGPNTNGCQFFITCAKCDWLDNKHVVFGRVLGDGLLVVRKIENVATGPNNRPKLACTIAECGEM